Genomic DNA from Nonomuraea rubra:
GACAGCACGGTCGGGCGGCACCAGTGGCCGCCGCCGTGGCGCTCGATGCCGCCGCCGGTGTGCACGGTCGCGCCCTTGGCCACGGCGTCGGCGAGGTGGGCGGCGATCACGTCCTCCTGGCCCGGCTTGATGAGCGGGCCGATCGGGCCGCCCTCGCAGGTCAGGCCGACCTGGCGGGCCTCGGCCACGAGCCGGTCGAGGAACTCGTCGTGCACCTCGCGGGCCACGTAGACCCGTTCGATGGACTGGCAGGACTGCCCGGCGTTCGCGGTGCCGCCCCACAGGACGGCGGACGCGGCGCGGCCGAGGTCGGCCCCGGCCAGCACGATCGCCGGGTCCTTGCCGCCCAGCTCCAGGAACGCCGGCACGAACGCGCGGGCCGCCGCCTGCGCCACCTGCCGTCCCGTCTCGACGCTGCCGGTGAACACGACGGCGTCCACCAGGTCCACCAGCGCGGCGCCCGTGGCCCCGTCGCCCTCGACCACGCTCAGCGGCAGGTCGGCGGGGACGAGCCGCATCAGCGGCTCGATGAAGCGGGGCGTCACCTCGCTCGGCTTGACCAGCACCGTGCACCCGGCGGCCAGCGCGGGAACGGCGTCGATGAGGCCCAGCAGGAGCGGGAGGTTCCACGGGGTGATCATCCCGGCCAGCTCGTACGGCACCACGTCGCCCGCCACGAACACCCCGGGCAGGGAGGCCGGACGTTCGGCGGGCGGGGCGAGCAGCGCGGGCGCCTGGCGTACCCAGCGGTCGATGAGCGCGGCCACGAGCCGGCGTTCCAGCAGCGACTCCCCCACCCTGCCCGTGTCGGCCACCAGGGCGGAGAGCAGGGCGTCGTCATCGGCCAGCGCGGCCCCGAAGCGGGCCAGGACCGCTCCTCGATCGGCGTTCTGCCAGGCGGGGGCCCGCTCGCGCAGCCCGGCCGCGACGGCGGCCAGCCGATCGGGCGGGATCGGAGCGAGCGGTCTGTCGGATTGCCCGGTGATCGGGTTCCTCACGTTCATGCGGTGCGGGCTCCTGCGATGCTCGGCGGGAGCCATTGTGATCATGTGATCGGCCCCGCGTCAACGCACCCGGGGCTCGCCACGGGGGTCAGCCGCCCCAGCCGGGGACCGCCATCCGTACCGTCAGCGCGTGCTCGACCAGCTGGATCAGCGCGTTCTTGACCGAGTCCTTCTTGCGGGCGTCCAGGCGGACCATCGGGATGTGCGGCGCCAGCGTCAACGCGTCGCGCACCTCGGAGTCGCTGTGCGGATACTGACCGTCCCAGCCGTTGATGCCCACCACGAACGGCAGCTGCGCCTCCTCGAAGTAGTCGATGGCGGGGAAACTGTCGGCGAGACGACGGGTGTCGACCAGCACGACCGCGCCGATGGCACCGCGGACCAGGTCGTCCCACATGAACCAGAACCGGTGCTGCCCGGGGGTGCCGAACAGGTACAGGATCAGGTCACGGTCCAGGGAGACCCGGCCGAAGTCCATGGCGACGGTCGTGGTCGACTTCAGCGGTGTCATGCCGAGGTCGTCGATCCCGGCGGAGGCGTCCGTCATGACGGCCTCCGTCGTCAACGGCATGATCTCCGACACCGCTCCCACGAACGTCGTCTTGCCCACCCCGAAACCTCCAGCCACCACGATCTTCGTCGAGGTGAGGCCGGGGCTAGAGCCTGCGAAGTCCACTGAGCACCCTTTCGAGCAGATTTACGTCCGGCCTGCCGGCGTCCAGCTGTGGCTGATGCACGCGGACCAGACCTTCGGCGGCCATGTCAGCGATCAGCACCCGCACCACGCCGAGCGGGATCCGCAGCAGGGCCGACACCTCTGCCACGGACCGGACCTGCCGGCACAGTTGGCTGATCGCCTGGTACTCCGGCGTGATGTGGGAGAACTCCCGCTGCTCGGCGGTCGCCGAGGACACCAGGGCCTCCATCGCCAGCTTGACCCGCGGTGCCGTCCGTCCACCTGTCACCGCGTACGGGCGGACGGGCGATGCGGGGTCGGGATTCAGCTGCGACTGGGACTGGGGTTGAGGCGGAGGGGCCCAACCGCCGCTGTTCCATCTCGGGTCTGTCACGTACATCACCTGGTCTGGCTGGCACGCAGCTCGGCGCGCACAGCCGGAGTCAGCACCTGACCGGCGCGATCGACCATCAGCGTCATCTGATACGCCACCAGACCCATGTCACAGTCCGGCGCCGCCAGCACCGCCAAGCACGAACCATCACTGATCGACATGATCAACATCAGACCGCGCTGCATCTCCACGATCGTCTGATTGACCGCACCACCCTCGAACACCCTGGCCGCACCCTGCGTCAGGCTCACCAGACCCGACGCGATCGCCGCGAGCTGATCCGCCCGATCAGCCGGAAAACCCGCCGAAGCCGCCAGCGGCAGCCCGTCGGACGAGACGACCACCGCGTGCGCCACGCCGGGGACCGTGCTGACGAAGTCCGTGATCAGCCAGTCGACGCCGCGTGCCGCGTGGCTGAGGTCGTTCATACGCCGCCCTCCTCTCTCTCACTCTGTTTCTGGCCGGAAGGCGGGAGCGCCCTGCCCTCGCTGATGTCGTCGCGGGCCGCCCTGAAGCCCTGCTGGAAGCTGGACAGCCGGTTGCGCACCCGGTCGGGGGAGACCGAGGGCAGCGGCATCACCCCTTGCGGGGAGGCGGAGGCGTCGGCCGAGCCGGGCACCAGGTTGGCCTTGGGCACCCGTTTGGGCAGGCCCGCCGCCGTCGCGCCGTCACGTACCGGTTCCACCACTGCCTCCGCCGCGCTCCAGCCCGCGTCCGACTTCGAGGAGCCCCAGCTCGCGCCGTTCGCGTCGCGGCCGAACCAGGCCGACTCCACGGCGGCGAAGATCGGCAGGTAGTCGTCGCCGGCGGACGCGGGCGGTGCCGCCGGCATGGGGCTGGCGCCTGGCTCGGACCCGGTGTCCTGGAAGTCGAACCCGGGTCGCTGCGGCGGGTTGGTGTCCTGGCTCCAGCCGCCTGGCGGCGGCGCGGGGACGGGTCGCTTGGGCAGGCCGCGCTCGCCGTTCCAGGCCGGGCCGCGGGGCGGGCTCCAGACGTCGCCGCTCTGGAAGCCGCTGCGCGGCTCGGGCGGCCAGGCGGACGGATCCGGCTGCCAGGGCGAGCCCGCGCTCCCCCAGTTGCCGCCGGCCTCCGGGTTCGACGGGAACGACGGGTGTCCCGGGCCCATCTGGAAAGTCTGCTGCGGCCAGTCGGTGGCCGGTGGGGCGGGATGCGGCCCCGAGTACGGCTCGCCGCCCGGCCCGCCGGGACCACCCGCCGCCGCGCCCGCGAAGGCCGGCGGCTGATCGCCGAACGACGAAGGCTGGTCACCGGAGAAGGACGGGGGCTGGTTCTCGGAGAAGGACGGGGGCTGGTTGCCGGAGAACGACGGCATCCCGGCGAAGTTCGGGGCCTGGGAGCCCAGCATGTTCTCCGGGATCAGCACCATCGCGGTCAGCCCGCCTGAGGCGTGCGGGCGGAGCTGGACGCGGATGCCGTGCCGGTGCGCCAGCCTGGCGACCACGAACAGGCCCATGCGCCGCGAGACGGACACGTCCACGCTGGGCGCCTCCATCAGGCGCTCGTTGGCCTGGACCAGCTCCTCCTGCGTCATGCCGATGCCGGAGTCGGTGATCGACAGCATCACCCCGCCGCCGTCGATCCGGCTGCCGGACACCGTCACCCTGGTCTCGCGCGGGGAGAACGACAGCGCGTTCTCGACCAGCTCGGCGAGCAGGTGGATGACGTCGTTGACGGCCTGCCCCGCCACCGACACCCCGTCGGGGACCTGGAGCACGACCCGCTCGTAGCTCTCGACCTCCGACAGCGACGCCCTGGCCACGTCGACCAGCTTGACCGGCTGGCTCCAGCGGCGCGGCGGGTCCTGGCCGGCCAGGACCAGCAGGTTCTCGCTGTTGCGGCGCATGCGGGTGGCCAGGTGGTCCAGCTTGAACAGGTTGCCCAGCCGCTGCTCGTCCTGCTCGCCCTGCTCCAGGCCGTCGATCAGGGTGATCTGCCGCTCCACCAGCGTCTGGCTGCGCCGCGACAGGTTCACGAACATCGCGTTGACGTTGGAGCGCAGCCTGGACTCCTCGCCGGCCAGGCGGACCGCCTCGCGGTGGACCTCGTCGAAGGCCCGCGCCACCTCGCCGATCTCGTCGTGAGTGTCCACGCCTATCGGCACGACCGGGCCGACCGTGCCGTCACCGCTCTCGCGGAGCTGCTGCACGGTCTCCGGCAGGCGCTGCCCGGCGATGTCGAGCGCCTCGCGGCGCAGCCGGCGCAGCGGCCTGATGAGCGAGCGGGCGATGAGCGAGATGATCGCGATCACCACGATCAGCAGGATCAGGATGAGCACGCCGGAGATCAGCGCCGAGCGGTTGGCGGCCTCCTCCAGGGCGCGGGCGCGCAGGATGACGGAGGAGGACAGCTCCTTCTCCACGGTCCGCAGCGCGTCGATCTTGCCGGTGCTGACCTCGAACCAGGTGGCCACGTCCCGGTCCGGCCGTACGCCGATGCTCAGCTCCTTGCCCTCGGCCGACTGCGCCATGGCGCGCAGCCGGAACAGGTCGGTCTGGTCGACGTCCCTGCCCACGACGGTGTTGCGGTAGAGCTCGAGCTGGTCGAGGTCGGCCAGGACGCCGAACAGCGTCTCCTCGCTCTCCTCGCGCGACTTGGCGTCGGTGAGCGCGTCGAGCTCGCCGCTGTCGAACCCCCGCTTGTCCAGCGCGCTGGCCAGGATGCCGCGCTGCTTGGAGGCCTGCTCCTTGGCCCGCGAGATGGCGGCCATGGCGCTGGCGCTGTCGGCCACCTGGTCGTCCACCGCCACCTGGCCGACCTGGTCGTGGAACTGCAGCAGCCGCGCGATGATCTGCGAGTACTTCTGGATCATCGGCAGCGGCTGGATCTTGCCGTTGACGGCCGTCTCGCGCAGCGTCGGGATCTCCTCCAGCCGGCGCAGCACCGGCCGTACGGCCTCGGCGTGGGTCTCGCTGAGCGCGAGCGCGCGCTGCTTGGCGTCCTCGATGAGGTTGTTCACCTGGCTGTGGGTGGTGCCGAGCTGCCCCTCGCGGTCTTTCGGCCGCCCCTGGGCGATGAAGAGCGCGGTCTCGTCACGTTCGAAGGACAGCTCGTGCGTGACGGCTCCGAGCTGCTCGCTGAGCTCGGCGACCTCTCTGAGGGTCTGGTACGTGTTGGCGTCACTGAGTGAGGTGACGACGTTCAGCCCGCCCAGGCCCACGGCGACGGCCGTCGGAACGACGATCAGCGCGATGAGGCGCGACCGCACGTGCCAGTTGCCCAATCCGAATCGCTTTGAAGGCGGATTGGGCAGCCGTCGCTTCTGATGGCCGTGCGGCTCGCGGTCAGCGGAAGCTTCAGCGCTCTGCGTTCTCACTTGCCTTCGCAACCTCTCGCCCTTGAGGGAATTCTCGGTGACATGCGGGGTTTCACGTCGGGCAATTGCGTCCATCGAGATAAGCGCCATTTGAGCACACGGGTCGACCAGGGCCAACCACTATTAGTGCCCCGATGAGGTGTTTATCCCTAGATGTCCAGAAAATCCGACAGAATCGGTAAGTGGCCTTCTACCAGGGGAAATGCGGCAACAACTGATCGTTCCGCGGGCCCCATCCTGACTCGCAGAAAAGATCGAATGGTCTGCCACTCCAGCAACCGATGTCCCCCGAGTCACCCCCTTTCCCAAACCGGACAAACACCAGCTTTCTTGCAGGTCGTCAAATTTTCACGATATAGCGGCAAACGGACATTGCAACCACAAGTGATATCTTCGCGATAATGACCACCCATTTGGTGCTACGGTCAATCCCTGTTGTGCGTCAGGCACACAGCCCCCGGGAGCAGAAGCCACCCGGTCCCCCCCTGGCTCCACCCGAAGGGAGTCCCTGACATGAGGCTTGGCCGTTCCGCCAGAGCCGCCATCATCGGGTTCGCTTTGACGCTCGGCGCCGCGGCGTGCAGCACGGGCACCGAAACGACCGCCAGCGCGCCGCCCTCCGCCGCCGCCGCCGGCGCAGGCGCCGGTCTGGAGAAGACGAAGCTCAAGATCGCAACCCTGCCCGCCATCGACAGTGCCGCCATCTACGTCGCCATCGACCAGGGGTTGTTCGAGCAGGAGGGCCTGGACGTCACCCCCGAGGTCGTCCAGGCGGCTCCCGAGGCCATCCCCATGATGGTGAAGGGCGAGATCGACGCCATGTTCGGCAACTACGTGTCGATGTTCGCCGCCCATGACAAGCAGGCGCTGAGACTGCGCATCCTGGCCGAGGGCTCTCGCGCGGCCCCCGACTCGCTGAGCATCATGGCCCTGCCCGACTCCCCCATCAAGACGCCGAAGGACCTGGAAGGCAAGACGATCAACGTCAACGTCCTGCACAACTTCCAGGAGCTGGCGCTCACCCAGGTCCTCAAGGCCAACAACGTCGATCCGGCCACCATCAAGTACGTCCAGGTGACGTTCCAGAACATCATGCCCTCGTGGAAGGGCGGCCAGATCGACGCCGCCTACCTGGGCGAGCCCATGGTCACCGCCGCCACCTCCAGCATGGGCGCCCGCAAGATCCTCGACCCGGCCTCCGGCCCCGCCGCCGAGTTCCCCATCTCCGGCTACGTCAGCACGCAGGAGTGGTACGACAAGAACCCGAAGACGGCGGCCGCCTTCCAGCGGGCCATCCACAACGCGGCCAAGCTCATGGAGAACAACCGCGAGGTGGTGGCCAAGGTGCTGCCCAACTTCACGCAGATCGACGCCGCCACCGCGGCCACCGTGGTCTTCCCGTACTTCTCCAGCAGCGACAACCCGGTCCGCCTCCAGCGGGTGGCCGACTGGATGTGGGAAGCCAAGTGGCTGACGAAGGAGATCGACGTCAAGTCCCTCATGTCGCCCACCACGTCCGGGTGAGCGCTCAGACCCTGTCCCGTCCCCGCCCGGCGTCCTCCGCATCCCGCTGGTACCGCCGGGCGGCCGGGGCTCTCGCCTTCGCCGTCCTCATCGAGCTGGCCAGCAGGACCGGGCTGGCAGACCCCGAGTTCCTGCCGCCCGCCTCCGAGATCGTCTGGCGGGCCGGCGCGCTGCTGCTCGATCCCGGCTTCGGCGCGCACGCCCTGACCAGCCTGCTCGCCTGGGCGATCGGGTTGTGCGTGGCGGCCCTGCTGGCCGTGCCGCTCGGCCTGCTGCTCGGCAGCGTGCCGATCATCGACGCGGCCATGCGCTCGGTCGTGGAGTTCCTGCGGCCGATCCCCTCCGTGGCGCTGATCCCGCTGGTCGCCCTGGTGATCGGCACGGGGCTGCAGCACCGGATCGCGCTGGTGGTCTACGCCTCGCTGTGGCCCATCCTCTACAACACGATGTACGGCCTGCGCGGCGTCGACCCCCTGGCCAAGGAGTCGCTGCGCGCCTACGGCTTCGGCCCCCTGTCGGTGCTGCTGCGCGTCTCGCTGCCGTCGTCGGCGCCCTTCATCACCACCGGCATCCGGCTGGCCGCCGGCGTGGCGCTCATCCTGACCGTCAGCACGGAGATCGTGGCCGGTCGCGGCGAGGGCGTCGGCGTGTTCATCTTCTTCGCCGGCATCGCCGTGCCCGCGCGCATGACCGACATCCTGGCCGGGGTGTTCTGGGTCGGCATGTTCGGCGTCGTGGTGAACGCGCTGCTGGTGGCCGCCGAGCGGCGGGCGTTCCGCTGGCACCACGCGCAGCTGGGAGAGCGCTCATGAGGAGGCGGGGGATGCGGACCGCCCTGTTCCGGACGCTGGTGCTGGTGGTGCTCGTCCTGCTCTGGGAGGCCGCCACCCGGCTGGCGGCCAATCCGTTCTTCCCTCCGCCGAGCACGATCGTGAGCCGGATGCACGCGATGTGGTTCTCCGGCCCCGTCACCCGAGGGTTCCTCACGGACCTGGCCGTCGGCAACATCCTGCCGAGCCTCGGCAGGATGGCGCTCGGGTTCGCGGGGGGCGCGCTGGCCGGGGTCGTGCTCGGGCTGGCGGTGGGGTTGTCGGCGCGGGTGTACGACTATCTCGACGGGGTGCTGCAGTTCCTGCGCGCCATCCCGCCGCCCGCGCTGGTGACCGTCTTCCTGGTGCTGTTCGGGTTCGGGCTGCGGATGCAGCTCGCGTTCATCATGTTCAGCATCGTGTGGCCGGTGCTGCTCAACACCGCCGACGGGGCCCGCTCCGTGGAGCCGCTGCACCTGGACACCTGCCAGGCGTTCCGGCTGTCGCGCGGCGAGCGGCTCCTCCGCGTGGTGCTGCCCTCCGCGCTGCCCAAGATGTTCGCCGGGCTGCGGCTGGCCCTGTCGCTCTCCCTGATCGTCATGGTCTTCTCCGAGCTGCTGCCCGGCACCACGAACGGCATCGGCTTCCAGATCACCGACGCGTACTCGACCTTCGACCTGCCCGCCATGTGGGCCGGAATCGTGCTGCTCGGCGTGCTGGGTTACCTGCTCAACGAGCTGTTCCTGGTCGTCGAGCGCCGCGTGCTCGGCTGGCACCACGCCGCCCAGCAACTGGTCGACTAGAGTCCCCGCCACGGGGACGTCGTCGCGTCTTGGGGGCGCCATGAGGACGATGGTCGTTGGCGGGGGCATCGGCGGGCTCAGCACGGCGCTGAGCCTGCACGCGGCCGGGCTCGGCTGCGTGGTGGTGGAGGCGGCGCGCACGTTGCGGCCGCTCGGGGTGGGCATCAAC
This window encodes:
- a CDS encoding aldehyde dehydrogenase family protein, with the translated sequence MNVRNPITGQSDRPLAPIPPDRLAAVAAGLRERAPAWQNADRGAVLARFGAALADDDALLSALVADTGRVGESLLERRLVAALIDRWVRQAPALLAPPAERPASLPGVFVAGDVVPYELAGMITPWNLPLLLGLIDAVPALAAGCTVLVKPSEVTPRFIEPLMRLVPADLPLSVVEGDGATGAALVDLVDAVVFTGSVETGRQVAQAAARAFVPAFLELGGKDPAIVLAGADLGRAASAVLWGGTANAGQSCQSIERVYVAREVHDEFLDRLVAEARQVGLTCEGGPIGPLIKPGQEDVIAAHLADAVAKGATVHTGGGIERHGGGHWCRPTVLSGVDHGMLVMTEETFGPVLPVMAVSGPGEAVALANDSVYGLSAAVFAADEEQARAVAARLQAGAVSINDAGLTALVHEGEKNSFRLSGLGGSRMGPASIGRFLRRRAFLVNRSDAADPWWHSTKE
- a CDS encoding GTP-binding protein — protein: MDFAGSSPGLTSTKIVVAGGFGVGKTTFVGAVSEIMPLTTEAVMTDASAGIDDLGMTPLKSTTTVAMDFGRVSLDRDLILYLFGTPGQHRFWFMWDDLVRGAIGAVVLVDTRRLADSFPAIDYFEEAQLPFVVGINGWDGQYPHSDSEVRDALTLAPHIPMVRLDARKKDSVKNALIQLVEHALTVRMAVPGWGG
- a CDS encoding DUF742 domain-containing protein, producing MYVTDPRWNSGGWAPPPQPQSQSQLNPDPASPVRPYAVTGGRTAPRVKLAMEALVSSATAEQREFSHITPEYQAISQLCRQVRSVAEVSALLRIPLGVVRVLIADMAAEGLVRVHQPQLDAGRPDVNLLERVLSGLRRL
- a CDS encoding roadblock/LC7 domain-containing protein, yielding MNDLSHAARGVDWLITDFVSTVPGVAHAVVVSSDGLPLAASAGFPADRADQLAAIASGLVSLTQGAARVFEGGAVNQTIVEMQRGLMLIMSISDGSCLAVLAAPDCDMGLVAYQMTLMVDRAGQVLTPAVRAELRASQTR
- a CDS encoding sensor histidine kinase — protein: MRSRLIALIVVPTAVAVGLGGLNVVTSLSDANTYQTLREVAELSEQLGAVTHELSFERDETALFIAQGRPKDREGQLGTTHSQVNNLIEDAKQRALALSETHAEAVRPVLRRLEEIPTLRETAVNGKIQPLPMIQKYSQIIARLLQFHDQVGQVAVDDQVADSASAMAAISRAKEQASKQRGILASALDKRGFDSGELDALTDAKSREESEETLFGVLADLDQLELYRNTVVGRDVDQTDLFRLRAMAQSAEGKELSIGVRPDRDVATWFEVSTGKIDALRTVEKELSSSVILRARALEEAANRSALISGVLILILLIVVIAIISLIARSLIRPLRRLRREALDIAGQRLPETVQQLRESGDGTVGPVVPIGVDTHDEIGEVARAFDEVHREAVRLAGEESRLRSNVNAMFVNLSRRSQTLVERQITLIDGLEQGEQDEQRLGNLFKLDHLATRMRRNSENLLVLAGQDPPRRWSQPVKLVDVARASLSEVESYERVVLQVPDGVSVAGQAVNDVIHLLAELVENALSFSPRETRVTVSGSRIDGGGVMLSITDSGIGMTQEELVQANERLMEAPSVDVSVSRRMGLFVVARLAHRHGIRVQLRPHASGGLTAMVLIPENMLGSQAPNFAGMPSFSGNQPPSFSENQPPSFSGDQPSSFGDQPPAFAGAAAGGPGGPGGEPYSGPHPAPPATDWPQQTFQMGPGHPSFPSNPEAGGNWGSAGSPWQPDPSAWPPEPRSGFQSGDVWSPPRGPAWNGERGLPKRPVPAPPPGGWSQDTNPPQRPGFDFQDTGSEPGASPMPAAPPASAGDDYLPIFAAVESAWFGRDANGASWGSSKSDAGWSAAEAVVEPVRDGATAAGLPKRVPKANLVPGSADASASPQGVMPLPSVSPDRVRNRLSSFQQGFRAARDDISEGRALPPSGQKQSEREEGGV
- a CDS encoding ABC transporter substrate-binding protein — translated: MRLGRSARAAIIGFALTLGAAACSTGTETTASAPPSAAAAGAGAGLEKTKLKIATLPAIDSAAIYVAIDQGLFEQEGLDVTPEVVQAAPEAIPMMVKGEIDAMFGNYVSMFAAHDKQALRLRILAEGSRAAPDSLSIMALPDSPIKTPKDLEGKTINVNVLHNFQELALTQVLKANNVDPATIKYVQVTFQNIMPSWKGGQIDAAYLGEPMVTAATSSMGARKILDPASGPAAEFPISGYVSTQEWYDKNPKTAAAFQRAIHNAAKLMENNREVVAKVLPNFTQIDAATAATVVFPYFSSSDNPVRLQRVADWMWEAKWLTKEIDVKSLMSPTTSG
- a CDS encoding ABC transporter permease encodes the protein MSAQTLSRPRPASSASRWYRRAAGALAFAVLIELASRTGLADPEFLPPASEIVWRAGALLLDPGFGAHALTSLLAWAIGLCVAALLAVPLGLLLGSVPIIDAAMRSVVEFLRPIPSVALIPLVALVIGTGLQHRIALVVYASLWPILYNTMYGLRGVDPLAKESLRAYGFGPLSVLLRVSLPSSAPFITTGIRLAAGVALILTVSTEIVAGRGEGVGVFIFFAGIAVPARMTDILAGVFWVGMFGVVVNALLVAAERRAFRWHHAQLGERS
- a CDS encoding ABC transporter permease — encoded protein: MRTALFRTLVLVVLVLLWEAATRLAANPFFPPPSTIVSRMHAMWFSGPVTRGFLTDLAVGNILPSLGRMALGFAGGALAGVVLGLAVGLSARVYDYLDGVLQFLRAIPPPALVTVFLVLFGFGLRMQLAFIMFSIVWPVLLNTADGARSVEPLHLDTCQAFRLSRGERLLRVVLPSALPKMFAGLRLALSLSLIVMVFSELLPGTTNGIGFQITDAYSTFDLPAMWAGIVLLGVLGYLLNELFLVVERRVLGWHHAAQQLVD